CGAAAGATCACTCCGGATGTAGTTGCGCACTGCCAGGCGATGTCTGCCGTCAGGTGGGCACCCGGTTGCAATGAGCATTTCCGCGCCGTCGTAGCGCGATAGATCGACCCAGCGACGCACAGCCATGACTACCCCCTCATGCCGAGGGGTCGCACGCGCTGAACAGACTTGGTCGCTTCGACGCTCTTGAGAATGGGCTCCAGCTTCGCGGAGATAGATTCGAAGTAGTCCGCTGCCTTCTGCAGGTTGTCACGGCTTGGCGTAATGCCAAGCGCGCCGTAACGGCTCAGCCGGACAAGCGTCTGTCCCGCGTGCTGCAACTTGCGGGTGAGGTCAATGTTTTCGTCCAGGGACATAATGATTGCTTCTTAGGTATTGTGAAACTCGTGCAGCTGTTCTTCGAACGCCGGGTCGACGATGAACGTTTCGTCCTCGGGGTCGAACAGGGTCGAGTCGTCCTCGACCCGCAGTGCGCTCGCGCTCCGGAGGCACGTCCGCAGGAGCCGAATGACGCTGTCTTCTGTGTAAGGCTGCCCTGTCAGCGAATGTGTCCGTGACCCCGCATCAAGGGTGAAACTCGGGTAGATGGTCCCGTGGACACCGAGATAGCAGGCGAACTCGATGACATCGCCGCTGAGACGCAACGTAGCGACGTCGCTGTCGTTGTGAGCGCCGACCAGCTCGACAACTCCCATCGCATGGCTAATCAGCAGCAGGAGCGGTGGCGCTCTGTCCCCTGCCAGATCCGCGATCAAAGATAGGTACTTAGTTTTTGCAATAGGTGCGCCAGCGCTCATGTCAGTCGATCCATGAAGTGTGTTTGCAAGCGGGGTAAGCGGAGCAGCTCACCAGCCTCTTTCCCGACGCGAGGCGGCGGCCAGTCATCGTCCCCTCTCGACACTTAGGGCATGGCTGACCATGGCCTGGCAACGTATGATCGATTTCGGAGCGGGGTTTTGCGTCTACCTCCTGTTGTGCACCCATTTTGGAGAGGTCGAACTTGACTGACTTCATTCCCTCAACCAGGGCGCAACACATCTTGCGGATCATGTCGTCAAAGCTGGCAGGAGGCATCTTTCCCTCGGCGATCAGCCCTAGCGCCATCTCCCATTTCGCGGTGGTTACGGGATCCCTGAGTTCCGGTGGAAGCTTCTCGATCAACTCGATCCCAGCCTCTGTCGGATGCAGTTCCCCCTTCACGGCCTTGAGGTATCCGCGCGCCTTCAAGGTTTCAATGATCGCGTCGCGAGTCCGATCGGTACCTATCCCTTTCGTGTCCCGCAGAATGCGGCGATCCGCCTCGTTCGTAACGAAGCGGTGAATGTTGGTCATAGCCGTGATCAACGTTCCATCGCTGTATCGCCGCGGAGGTGTGGTCTCGGCCGCCCGAAGACGGGCGCGGCCCCCTACAAGCCGCTGCCCAACCGAATACGTCATGAGATTGCCGAGTTAGTCACCGAAGCGCTGAGGTTGGTCTGCGCTGGACTCCCGCTTTGGTCGGGGCCGCCGCGCTTCCCGAAAGCCGAGTTGCCGGTGCAGGTCTGAATCGCACTCGTCGGTGACGTACACCGCCACCGGCTCCGCGTCGTCGATGCGCTGCTCATCATCGTCGAGCGGGTTAAACAGAATGGTGTCGAAATAGACGTCACCGCCGTCCGCACGTTGGTTCACAACGCTTCCAAGGGCTACCGTCCGGCGGCCCATCTCGCCCGAAGTTGGGTCGATGTAGCTGGCAGTCAGAGAGATTACGACTCCCTCTCCATCACGCCGAGGGTTGATGAAGCCGAACACATGCTGACGCCCCTGCCCGACCAGATCGATATAACCGGAGAAGGCAGCCCGGCTGTTCGGATTGGTATTCTTGTAGAACGCCGCCTTTTCGAACCACTTTTCACCAATCTTGCGTACACAACGCAAGATCGGCTGCGGGCCTTGGTCGTACGACATCGCGATTCTCCGAAGTAAGTTTGGAAGAGCAGAGCCAAGTACACGTAGCCATGCCGTTCGTATCATCATAACGATACATAATACCAACAAAATATAGCCGTTTGGGCTTGCACTGTCTAGCGATCCTTGTTCGATAACCGGCTTGGC
This Cupriavidus nantongensis DNA region includes the following protein-coding sequences:
- a CDS encoding DNA topoisomerase, which produces MTYSVGQRLVGGRARLRAAETTPPRRYSDGTLITAMTNIHRFVTNEADRRILRDTKGIGTDRTRDAIIETLKARGYLKAVKGELHPTEAGIELIEKLPPELRDPVTTAKWEMALGLIAEGKMPPASFDDMIRKMCCALVEGMKSVKFDLSKMGAQQEVDAKPRSEIDHTLPGHGQPCPKCREGTMTGRRLASGKRLVSCSAYPACKHTSWID